A region of the Arsenicicoccus dermatophilus genome:
GCCGCGCGAGCATGCGCTGATCCTCGGCATGGCGCTCGCCGGCGCCGCCCAGAACTCCGCCCGTCACTGGGTCGCGCAGGCGCACGCGGCCGGGGTGGAACGCCCCGACGCGGCCGCCCTGGTCGCGGCGCTGGCCTGGCGCGGCATCGGCGGCTTCCCCAAGCAGACCGCCTGAGCCCGATACGCCTCCTCGCACGGCGGCCGCCCACAGGCCGCCCCGGGGAACACCCGCGCCAGCCCCCCGGTTGACCCGACGGGGAGCGTCGTCGGCCGGTCCGGCGATCCACCCCCACCAGCACGTCCGCCCGAGCGAAAGGACCCTCCTGTGGAGGTCAAGATCGGCGTCCAGCACGTCGCCCGCGAGATCAGCTTCGAGTCCGACCAGTCCCCGGAGGAGATCACCCGCGCCGTCGCGGCCGCGGTCGCCGACGGGAGTACCCTCACTCTCCGTGATGAGAAGGGACGCACCATCATCGTTCCTGGTGACCACCTGGGTTATGTCGAGATCGGCGAGTCCACCAAGTCTCGGGTCGGTTTCGGCAACCTGTGAGCGGCCTGAACTGCTGATCGATCAAAGCGGCCTGGCAGGGGGGCAATGTCCCCCACCAGGCCGCTTGCGTTCGTGACCCACTTGTGATGCAAAAGTGCGCTTGGCATCCGGGGGTCTCGGGTAACCATTGGAGTGACAGCGCGTAGCCGCAAGGCTCGCGATCCCCACCGTCAAGGAGATCTCTCCATGCTCACCACGATCATCACCGCCATCGTCATCGGCGCCATCATCGGCGGCCTCGCCCGCCTGGTGATGCCGGGCCACCAAAACGTCTCGATCCTGATGACGATCGTCCTCGGCATCCTCGGCTCGGCCATCGGCTCCTGGCTGGTCGCCCAGTTCGGCTACAAGAACGCCTCCGGCGGCATCGCCTGGGTCGCCGTCCTGGCCGGCGTCCTCGTCGCCGCCGCCCTGATCGCGATCTACCTGAACGTCACCAAGGGCCGCAGCCGCATCTGACGTCTCCCGCGTCGACGCCTGGCGTCCTGCAGGTCCCGAGAGGGCCGGCACCCGGTGGGTGCCGGCCCTCTCGGCGTGTCGACCCGGGCGGGTCAGGGACGGGCGGCGACGAGTCGCTCGGCGTGCCCGTCGGCGAGCCGCCCCAGGAAGGCGCTCAGCCCGGCCACGTCGTCCGAGCCCACCACCGTGGCCACCAGGTGCGGGTGGTCCACCCCGGTGCGCTGCCCCTGCGACATGGCTTCCCCCAGGACCCGTCGACCCCACAGGGCGAGCCGGCCGGCGGCCATCGGCTCCGCGGTCAGGGCCTCGGCGAGCAGCGGCGCCACGACGCCGTCGGAGCGTGACCGGTCCAGCACCTTCTCCAGCAGGACGTGGTCCGTGTCGTCGAGCCGCGCCGCGAGCTGGGCCAGCAGGTCGCCGGCCAGGCCGTCGATCACGGCGGTCTTGACCAGCCGCTCGGCCCAGGTGTGCGGGGAGGTCCGGACGTGGAACTGGTCGACGGCAGCCACGAACGGTGCCATGGCCGCCCGAGGCTCGGCGCCGAGCTCGTGGATCCGGTCGGCGAGCATCTGGTGGTGCTGCAGCTCGCGGGCGGCCAGGCCGGCCAGCTCGATGCGGGCGGTCAGCGTGGGGGCCGTGTCGCTGTCGGAGGCCAGGCGGGAGAAGGCGGTCAGCTCGGCGTAGGCGAGCGCGGCGAACAGCTCGACGACGCCGGTGTCGTGCGCGGAGGGGGTCATGTGCACCCACAGTAGTGGGCGCGCCGCTAGACTGCCCTGGACCCCGGTGCCCGGTCGGCCCGACTCATGCTGGACGCGACGTCCACGCCGCAGCCCCGTGCTGCACGCAGACCTCCGATCGGCTCCGACACCACCCGTGAGTCGCGCTGCGCGCGGACCGCGAGACAGGCCCCGGCCTCGTCCGCGCGTCACCAGCCCTGGCTCACCTGCCGACAGGACAGCCGTATGACGAACCCCACCACCGAGCCCACGGACCTGCCGGTCGAGGACGACGCGTCCCCCGCGACTCCCCCGGCCCCCGAGCTCACCTTCGCCGACTTCGACGTCCACCCGGACATCGTCGCGTCGCTCGCCGACATCGGCATCGTGCACCCCTTCCCCATCCAGGCCATGACCCTGCCGGTGGCCCTCGGCGGCCACGACATCATCGGGCAGGCCAAGACGGGCACTGGCAAGACGCTGGGCTTCGGCATCCCGATGCTCAACCGTGTGGTCTCCCCGACCGACGAGGGATGGGCGACCTTCCGCCACCAGGGCAAGCCGCAAGCCCTGGCCGTGGCTCCGACCCGCGAGCTGGCCGTGCAGGTGGCCGCGGACCTCGAGCGCGCGGGCCGCAAGCGTGGCGTCCGGATCGCGACGATCTACGGCGGCCGGGCCTTCGAGCCGCAGGTCGAGCAGCTGCAGCGCGGGGTCGAGGTCGTCGTCGGCACCCCCGGTCGGCTCCTCGACCTGGCCAAGCAGGGCCACCTGGACCTGTCCCACGCGTCGATCGTCGTGCTGGACGAGGCCGACGAGATGCTCGACCTGGGCTTCCTGCCCGACGTGGAGAAGCTCCTGGCCCAGACCGCCCCGACCCGCCAGATGATGCTCTTCTCCGCGACGATGCCGGGCGCGGTCGTGGCGCTGGCACGCCGCTACATGGGTCAGCCCACGCACATCCGAGCGATGGGCGACGAGACGGAGAACAAGCACACCGTCAAGGCGACGACGCAGTACGTCTACCGCGCGCACGCCCTGGACAAGGTGGAGATGCTCGCCCGGATCCTGCAGGCTCGGGACCGGGGTCTGACGATCATCTTCAGCCGCACCAAGCGCACGGCGGCCAAGGTCGCCGACGAGCTCATCGACCGCGGCTTCGCGGCGGGCGCCATCCACGGCGACCTCGGCCAGGGCGCTCGTGAGCAGGCGCTGCGGGCCTTCCGCAACGGCAAGATCGACATCCTGGTGGCCACCGACGTCGCGGCCCGCGGCATCGACGTCGAGAACGTCACCCACGTCGTCAACTACCAGTGCCCGGAGGACGAGAAGACCTACGTCCACCGGATCGGCCGCACCGGCCGGGCCGGGCACACCGGCACCGCGGTCACCTTCGTCGACTGGGACGACTCTCCTCGTTGGGGCCTGATCAACAAGATGCTCGACCTGGGCATCCCGGAGCCGATCGAGACCTACTCCTCCTCCCCGCACCTGTTCACCGACCTGGACATCCCCGAGGGGACCAAGGGTCGCCTGCCGCGCGACCAGCGCACCCGCGCCGGCCTCGCGGCCGAGGAGCTCGAGGACCTGGGCGAGACCGGCCAGCGGGCCGGCAAGGGTCGTGACGGAGGTCGCGGTGGCCGTGACGGCGGCCGGGGTGGCCGGGGTCGCTCCGGCGGCAGCCGTTCCGAGGGTGGCCGGTCCCAGGCCCGCTCGGACTCCGAGCGCAGCACCGACGCGGGTCGGGACGGCGACACGCCGCGCCCGGCCCGCAGCCGCTCGCGCCGTCGCACCCGCGGTGGCCGCCCGGCCGAGGGTGGCGCCCCGAGCACCGAGTGATTCGTCCGGCCGCACCCGCCTTCCCCGAGAGGCGACCGTCTCTCCCGGGGCGGGCGTGGCGGCATACGGGCCGGCACCGATGATGGGCACCTTCCGCGGAGGGAGGTGCCCGTCGCCGTTCCACGAGCTTGCCCCCCAAAGGTCAGACCAGGCAGAGTGCCGGGTCGTCCTGGACATCCCCAACGACGACCGCAGCGCTCGGGGGAGCGCGCGGTCGAGCTAGGAGTAATCCCCTGTGACCGAACGCCCCGACCCAGCGCCCACCGTTGCCGCACCGTCCGGCGCCTC
Encoded here:
- a CDS encoding DUF3107 domain-containing protein; this encodes MEVKIGVQHVAREISFESDQSPEEITRAVAAAVADGSTLTLRDEKGRTIIVPGDHLGYVEIGESTKSRVGFGNL
- a CDS encoding DEAD/DEAH box helicase, producing the protein MTNPTTEPTDLPVEDDASPATPPAPELTFADFDVHPDIVASLADIGIVHPFPIQAMTLPVALGGHDIIGQAKTGTGKTLGFGIPMLNRVVSPTDEGWATFRHQGKPQALAVAPTRELAVQVAADLERAGRKRGVRIATIYGGRAFEPQVEQLQRGVEVVVGTPGRLLDLAKQGHLDLSHASIVVLDEADEMLDLGFLPDVEKLLAQTAPTRQMMLFSATMPGAVVALARRYMGQPTHIRAMGDETENKHTVKATTQYVYRAHALDKVEMLARILQARDRGLTIIFSRTKRTAAKVADELIDRGFAAGAIHGDLGQGAREQALRAFRNGKIDILVATDVAARGIDVENVTHVVNYQCPEDEKTYVHRIGRTGRAGHTGTAVTFVDWDDSPRWGLINKMLDLGIPEPIETYSSSPHLFTDLDIPEGTKGRLPRDQRTRAGLAAEELEDLGETGQRAGKGRDGGRGGRDGGRGGRGRSGGSRSEGGRSQARSDSERSTDAGRDGDTPRPARSRSRRRTRGGRPAEGGAPSTE
- a CDS encoding GlsB/YeaQ/YmgE family stress response membrane protein, whose protein sequence is MLTTIITAIVIGAIIGGLARLVMPGHQNVSILMTIVLGILGSAIGSWLVAQFGYKNASGGIAWVAVLAGVLVAAALIAIYLNVTKGRSRI
- a CDS encoding ferritin-like fold-containing protein, with protein sequence MTPSAHDTGVVELFAALAYAELTAFSRLASDSDTAPTLTARIELAGLAARELQHHQMLADRIHELGAEPRAAMAPFVAAVDQFHVRTSPHTWAERLVKTAVIDGLAGDLLAQLAARLDDTDHVLLEKVLDRSRSDGVVAPLLAEALTAEPMAAGRLALWGRRVLGEAMSQGQRTGVDHPHLVATVVGSDDVAGLSAFLGRLADGHAERLVAARP